In Candidatus Chlorohelix allophototropha, one DNA window encodes the following:
- a CDS encoding DUF4886 domain-containing protein, translated as MKSGSFTRQSILVALVIFFAIPLLGLSFWYKYVPKETGLAILFLGNSYTSNNSLPTLFQNIADSAGYDRPAVSAYTPGGYSFNLFLADPTAQALIKSGEKQWEVVILQEQSEIPAYSSVNSTLQRSSITAAVGLAQLIKQSNPHARIILFETWARDARLWRTNAVSTEGVGANADEMQTRLRSWYEEAANAMSAAIGEPISIARVGDLWQINYHSAHPLLLHDKDGSHPNPVGSYLAALEIFSEVYRTSLQKVQYQGEITSAEMTSLKNIVTQLYSTP; from the coding sequence ATGAAATCAGGTAGTTTTACACGACAATCAATATTGGTGGCGCTGGTTATATTTTTTGCTATTCCGTTACTGGGACTCTCGTTTTGGTATAAGTATGTTCCCAAAGAAACCGGACTGGCAATATTATTTTTAGGTAATAGTTATACTTCTAACAATTCACTGCCTACTCTTTTTCAGAATATTGCGGATAGCGCCGGTTATGACCGTCCGGCGGTCAGCGCCTATACGCCCGGCGGTTACAGCTTCAATCTTTTTCTGGCAGACCCTACGGCACAAGCGTTAATAAAATCCGGCGAGAAACAGTGGGAAGTCGTTATTTTGCAAGAGCAAAGCGAGATTCCGGCTTATTCAAGCGTAAACTCCACCCTGCAACGCTCGTCAATTACCGCTGCGGTGGGTTTAGCCCAACTTATCAAGCAATCCAACCCGCATGCTCGGATTATTCTTTTTGAAACATGGGCGCGAGATGCCCGACTTTGGCGCACAAATGCCGTAAGTACCGAGGGGGTTGGCGCAAACGCCGATGAGATGCAAACGCGCTTGCGGTCATGGTATGAGGAAGCGGCGAACGCTATGTCGGCTGCCATCGGCGAACCGATAAGCATTGCGCGGGTAGGCGATCTCTGGCAAATCAATTATCACTCTGCCCACCCGCTTTTGTTGCATGATAAGGATGGTTCACATCCGAACCCGGTAGGTTCATATCTGGCGGCTTTGGAAATCTTTTCAGAGGTGTATCGCACTTCTCTCCAAAAGGTGCAGTATCAGGGCGAAATCACGAGCGCTGAAATGACCTCGCTGAAGAATATTGTAACCCAACTCTATTCTACTCCCTAA
- a CDS encoding glycosyltransferase has protein sequence MKTLELTKIRSIKVFEVELSKPLAPLTDLQGSEAVWLLVTLHGLPVGDVKFSNIIPRLEPDFLVEKIVTELGWNILLHLLEDSLLAQSGYSAHFIPEVTAGEKPERERLVSLLANLQTQEGIEPPCIAWRRSKATWSVTVGVCTRNGAAQLGTCLDALEKVDYPNFEILVIDNAPEDDSTWRVVERYNSPKIRYLIEPRPGVSWARNRAIKEAHGDIIAFADDDARPDSLWLLSLVAALQRPATSLVVGAAYPQEIKNEAQVHCAHNWGHDKGFVRREYSRRVEGFPANPFNTNTYGGAYNLAAWKGVLEKFGGFDVTLGRGTLSGSASDTDLFYRMVREYEAIVYEPTALVKISYPDDFQYLIKHDNLGASGYFAFLTKCFIKEPKNRLAALKMGVNGFFGWYLHRLTKEFSLAELPMLALRLKKLSPEQRILLSSIKGSLSGPRNYFRAVKRAKEIANT, from the coding sequence TTGAAAACCCTAGAACTAACCAAGATACGCTCGATTAAAGTATTCGAGGTAGAGCTATCCAAACCGCTTGCGCCCCTCACCGACCTACAGGGCAGCGAAGCAGTCTGGTTGCTGGTCACATTACACGGCTTGCCGGTAGGCGACGTTAAATTTTCTAATATTATACCCCGCCTTGAGCCGGATTTCCTAGTGGAGAAAATCGTAACCGAACTGGGCTGGAATATTCTGCTGCATTTGCTGGAAGATAGCCTACTGGCGCAATCCGGCTACTCAGCCCACTTTATCCCGGAAGTTACGGCAGGCGAAAAACCAGAACGCGAACGTCTTGTCAGCCTGCTGGCGAACCTGCAAACTCAAGAAGGAATTGAGCCACCTTGTATCGCTTGGAGACGCTCAAAAGCTACTTGGTCGGTCACGGTGGGCGTATGCACCCGCAACGGCGCAGCGCAGTTGGGAACTTGCCTCGATGCGCTGGAAAAAGTGGATTATCCCAACTTTGAAATTTTGGTAATAGACAATGCGCCCGAAGATGATTCCACTTGGCGAGTGGTAGAACGCTACAATTCCCCGAAAATTCGCTACCTAATTGAGCCGCGTCCGGGTGTAAGCTGGGCGCGAAATCGGGCTATCAAAGAAGCGCATGGCGATATAATTGCCTTTGCCGATGATGATGCCCGCCCTGATTCGCTCTGGCTACTCTCGCTGGTCGCAGCCTTGCAACGTCCCGCCACTAGCTTGGTGGTAGGCGCAGCGTATCCGCAGGAGATAAAAAATGAAGCGCAGGTACATTGCGCGCACAATTGGGGTCATGACAAAGGCTTTGTACGCCGCGAATATTCGCGCCGAGTGGAGGGTTTTCCGGCAAATCCTTTCAATACCAACACCTACGGTGGAGCATATAATCTGGCGGCGTGGAAGGGCGTGCTGGAAAAATTCGGGGGCTTTGATGTGACGTTGGGACGCGGCACGCTATCAGGCAGCGCGTCCGACACCGACCTTTTCTACCGCATGGTACGCGAGTACGAAGCAATTGTGTACGAACCTACTGCGCTGGTAAAAATCAGCTATCCCGATGATTTCCAATATCTGATAAAACATGATAATTTGGGAGCAAGCGGCTATTTCGCATTCCTTACAAAGTGTTTTATCAAAGAACCCAAGAACCGATTAGCCGCTCTGAAAATGGGGGTCAATGGATTTTTCGGTTGGTATTTACATCGCCTTACCAAAGAATTTAGCCTTGCCGAACTGCCCATGCTGGCGTTGCGCCTGAAGAAACTTTCGCCAGAGCAACGGATTTTACTCTCCTCAATTAAAGGTTCGCTATCTGGCCCACGTAATTATTTTAGAGCAGTAAAACGGGCAAAAGAAATTGCAAATACGTAA
- a CDS encoding alpha-hydroxy acid oxidase, with protein MTTRRLPRWSELKTLIRPQPIQLNPVTRRLSKAVTINDLRQIARRQVPKAVFDYVDGAAEEEISLQRAREAFRRVEFLPSILQDVSKVDTSTTILGKRSELPLIFAPTGFTRMMNHEGEIAVGKVANRAGIPYAISTMGTTSLEVLAETVPNARRWFQLYLWKDRAASRDLIARAAAAGYEALVLTVDTPIAGSRQRDVRNGLTIPPALTLKTMFDSALHPEWWINMFTTEPLSFASLNSWNGTVAELVAVMFDPSASFADLEWLRNEWKGSLVVKGIQNIADAKKTTELGADAIVVSNHGGRQLDRAPTPLEQLPRIVEAVGDKTEIYLDGGILSGADILAAVGLGARACMVGRAYLYGLMAGGERGVQRATDILSIEMHKTLQLLGIKSISELNAERVRIK; from the coding sequence ATGACTACCCGACGCTTACCGCGCTGGTCAGAATTGAAAACACTTATACGCCCCCAGCCTATCCAGCTTAACCCGGTAACACGGCGTTTGTCGAAAGCAGTCACCATTAATGATTTGCGGCAGATAGCGCGTCGACAAGTTCCAAAAGCCGTTTTCGACTATGTAGATGGCGCTGCCGAGGAAGAAATCAGTTTGCAACGAGCGCGAGAAGCTTTTCGCCGAGTTGAGTTTCTGCCCTCCATTTTGCAAGATGTTTCCAAAGTGGATACCTCAACCACCATCCTCGGTAAACGTAGCGAATTGCCCCTGATTTTTGCGCCTACCGGCTTCACCCGTATGATGAATCACGAAGGCGAAATTGCAGTCGGCAAGGTAGCCAACCGCGCGGGCATACCCTATGCCATTTCCACAATGGGTACAACCTCGCTAGAAGTGTTGGCTGAAACTGTGCCAAATGCGCGGCGTTGGTTCCAGCTTTATCTTTGGAAAGACCGTGCCGCCAGCCGAGATTTGATTGCACGGGCAGCGGCAGCCGGATACGAAGCGCTTGTCCTCACGGTAGATACGCCCATCGCCGGTTCAAGGCAACGTGATGTCCGCAACGGCTTGACCATACCACCCGCGCTCACCCTTAAAACCATGTTCGATAGCGCACTGCATCCGGAATGGTGGATTAATATGTTCACCACCGAACCGCTCAGTTTCGCCTCGTTGAACTCATGGAACGGGACAGTGGCGGAATTGGTAGCGGTGATGTTCGATCCCTCTGCCAGTTTTGCAGACTTAGAATGGCTGAGAAACGAGTGGAAAGGATCGTTGGTAGTTAAGGGAATCCAGAATATCGCTGACGCAAAAAAGACAACCGAGTTGGGCGCAGATGCCATAGTAGTCTCCAATCACGGCGGGAGGCAACTGGATCGCGCTCCCACTCCGCTGGAACAATTGCCGCGTATAGTAGAGGCAGTCGGAGATAAAACCGAAATCTATCTGGATGGCGGAATATTGAGCGGCGCAGATATTCTGGCAGCGGTAGGACTGGGGGCACGTGCCTGTATGGTGGGACGTGCTTATCTGTACGGCTTGATGGCAGGCGGTGAGCGGGGCGTACAACGTGCCACCGATATTCTGAGCATCGAAATGCACAAAACTTTGCAACTTCTGGGAATCAAATCTATTTCTGAACTAAACGCCGAGCGGGTAAGAATCAAGTAG
- a CDS encoding glycosyltransferase: protein MSTKLVTVELSNPLPDKVEGAEKYDSVWAIVMREDVPLGVVGIDNGHVPVSQEFLRNEIIRQMNWKLTGGKDFRDRAEFEKALGLRQSAIPPEFVKEPELSELLPDLKPISGQTHFLSIVICTYDRPEDLRRCLQNLVKLEAGRHRFELIVVDNHPASDKIERLVKEFEGVRYEPEPRPGVSYARNKGLRAAKGDIVAYIDDDVVVPSGWLRRILAPFSDERVMCVSGLVLPLELETDSQEMFEKYGGLGRGYAPRVFGEEFFNTKHSVQSWTLGGTANVAIRKSVIRQSGMFDETLGPGYPTGVGEDIYMFYRILKFGHLCYYEPAAYVWHKHRNSMKALRKQLYSYHKGQVSYQLRCLVSDGDMRVLRQLFYDLPWWYAKRIYRILRGREKYPMGLVLIEMAGLAMGASAFIKSNRIHRELNGAGTNPIRPELVDI, encoded by the coding sequence ATGTCCACCAAACTTGTGACTGTAGAATTGAGTAACCCTTTACCGGATAAAGTTGAAGGCGCAGAAAAATACGATTCTGTCTGGGCAATCGTTATGCGGGAGGATGTGCCCCTAGGAGTAGTGGGTATTGATAACGGGCATGTTCCTGTTTCACAAGAATTTTTACGCAACGAAATAATACGTCAGATGAACTGGAAGTTGACCGGGGGTAAAGATTTCCGGGATAGAGCGGAGTTTGAAAAAGCGCTAGGGCTAAGGCAAAGCGCTATACCGCCCGAATTTGTGAAAGAACCGGAACTTTCAGAGTTGTTGCCCGACTTGAAACCCATTTCCGGGCAAACTCATTTTTTGAGTATCGTTATTTGCACCTATGATCGCCCGGAGGATTTGCGCCGCTGCCTGCAAAACCTCGTTAAACTAGAAGCGGGAAGGCATCGCTTTGAGTTGATCGTGGTTGATAACCACCCTGCCTCCGATAAAATTGAACGATTGGTTAAAGAGTTCGAAGGGGTACGCTATGAACCAGAGCCAAGACCGGGCGTATCGTATGCCCGCAACAAAGGTTTGCGAGCTGCTAAAGGTGACATCGTAGCTTATATTGATGATGATGTGGTTGTGCCTTCTGGCTGGTTGCGCCGAATCCTCGCCCCTTTCAGTGACGAACGGGTGATGTGTGTCAGTGGGTTAGTATTGCCGCTGGAACTAGAAACTGATAGTCAAGAGATGTTCGAGAAATACGGGGGCTTGGGACGCGGCTATGCTCCGCGAGTCTTCGGCGAGGAATTTTTCAATACCAAACATTCGGTACAAAGCTGGACATTAGGTGGTACAGCCAATGTGGCAATCCGCAAGAGTGTTATCCGACAAAGCGGGATGTTCGACGAAACGCTGGGTCCTGGCTACCCTACCGGAGTCGGCGAGGACATTTATATGTTTTATCGTATCCTCAAGTTCGGGCATTTATGCTACTACGAACCTGCCGCCTATGTTTGGCACAAGCACCGCAATAGTATGAAAGCACTACGCAAACAATTATACAGTTATCACAAAGGGCAGGTAAGTTATCAGTTGCGCTGCCTTGTAAGTGACGGCGATATGAGAGTATTACGCCAGCTTTTCTACGACCTGCCCTGGTGGTATGCCAAACGTATTTATCGAATCTTGCGAGGGCGTGAAAAATACCCCATGGGGTTGGTACTGATTGAAATGGCAGGGTTAGCAATGGGTGCTAGTGCCTTTATAAAATCCAACCGCATACACCGCGAGTTGAATGGGGCAGGTACTAACCCGATTCGCCCCGAACTAGTTGATATTTAA
- a CDS encoding glycosyltransferase codes for MATKVVEIELNKFATLNLAELDLSKYGALQILVRQAGKPLGYCWIKLTETATPPPPDEIALQTAYQLNTPIMLDMLRKDLLSHNGLPQPYLPHVTVAICTRGRKDSLFRTLESLAKLDYPADKLEILIVENAPEGEATRRQVEAMTGVRYTTEPRPGLSWARNRAALEARHEIVAFIDDDVEIDSGWLKAIVHPFAEPSVMCVTGLVAPARQDTPSQELFEAFGGLGKGFMYKHINMAWQRTATFFPLGTGNFGAGANMAFRTAVIKELGGFDVAFGNGVPNNGHNDNELFYRLIRAGYGLVYNPDALVWHYHREDMKSLYYQINGYGHGTASFLLKTFISDPPMRRDTLVFWLYYRLLNAHLLKVLKARGLERKMRLVYFQGFLTGPFKYYQSLQIKKKTIARYGKAGWESKSD; via the coding sequence ATGGCAACTAAAGTCGTTGAAATTGAACTGAATAAATTCGCTACACTAAACCTAGCAGAACTAGATTTATCCAAATACGGTGCGTTGCAAATATTAGTACGGCAGGCAGGCAAACCGCTCGGTTACTGCTGGATTAAGCTAACGGAAACTGCCACTCCTCCACCACCTGACGAAATAGCCTTGCAAACCGCTTACCAGTTAAACACTCCAATTATGCTGGATATGTTACGCAAGGATTTATTAAGCCACAATGGTTTGCCCCAACCCTACTTACCGCACGTCACCGTTGCAATCTGCACACGCGGGCGCAAAGATAGCCTTTTCAGAACACTGGAATCGCTTGCCAAGCTCGATTATCCTGCCGACAAATTGGAAATTCTGATAGTCGAAAACGCGCCGGAAGGAGAGGCTACCCGCCGTCAGGTTGAAGCCATGACGGGAGTACGCTATACCACAGAACCGCGCCCCGGTCTTAGCTGGGCACGCAACCGAGCCGCGCTAGAAGCTCGGCACGAAATCGTGGCATTTATTGATGATGACGTGGAAATAGATTCCGGGTGGCTCAAAGCCATCGTGCACCCCTTCGCCGAACCTAGCGTAATGTGCGTTACCGGGCTGGTTGCGCCCGCGCGCCAGGATACGCCCTCGCAAGAACTTTTTGAGGCTTTTGGCGGTCTGGGAAAAGGCTTTATGTATAAGCATATAAATATGGCATGGCAGCGCACCGCTACATTTTTTCCGCTGGGAACAGGCAACTTTGGCGCAGGCGCAAATATGGCATTCCGCACCGCTGTTATCAAAGAGTTGGGCGGTTTCGATGTAGCATTCGGAAATGGCGTTCCAAATAACGGTCACAACGATAACGAACTATTTTACAGGCTGATAAGAGCCGGATACGGGCTTGTGTACAACCCCGATGCGCTGGTTTGGCACTACCACCGCGAGGACATGAAAAGCCTCTACTACCAGATAAACGGCTATGGACACGGCACGGCTTCCTTTTTGCTAAAAACCTTTATTTCCGATCCTCCAATGCGCCGTGACACGCTGGTTTTCTGGCTATACTATCGCTTGCTTAACGCCCATCTGCTGAAAGTATTAAAAGCGCGAGGGCTAGAGCGCAAAATGCGTCTGGTTTATTTTCAAGGCTTTTTGACAGGTCCTTTCAAGTATTATCAATCCTTGCAAATCAAGAAAAAAACTATCGCCCGCTATGGCAAGGCTGGCTGGGAAAGCAAATCAGATTGA
- a CDS encoding VOC family protein — translation MQVKELGHVVLFVRNLEKSVRFYGEILGFPQIKIEMPQAAMFTTGRTHHELLLIEVGAQVPAAARGYRAGLYHIGLKVGDTLEELKAAKQDLEKAGVRIVGMSDHYVTKSIYLLDPDDNEIEIYVDSDPELWRKDPTAVAAPTRPLYL, via the coding sequence ATGCAAGTTAAAGAACTCGGACATGTGGTGCTGTTCGTGCGCAACCTTGAAAAATCGGTGCGTTTCTATGGGGAGATTTTAGGCTTTCCCCAAATAAAAATCGAGATGCCCCAAGCAGCAATGTTTACTACCGGACGCACCCACCATGAATTATTGCTAATCGAAGTAGGCGCACAAGTTCCGGCGGCAGCACGGGGTTATCGCGCCGGTTTGTATCATATAGGCTTGAAAGTGGGCGACACCCTCGAAGAATTGAAGGCTGCCAAACAGGATTTGGAAAAAGCGGGTGTGAGAATTGTAGGAATGAGTGATCACTACGTCACCAAGAGCATTTATCTGCTAGACCCGGATGACAACGAAATAGAAATATACGTTGACTCTGATCCTGAACTCTGGCGAAAAGACCCTACTGCCGTAGCCGCCCCCACCAGACCGCTCTATTTATGA
- a CDS encoding glycosyltransferase, which translates to MTVKVLEVDVAQPLPSFTDHDIERYPFVQILVRKHGQPVGYTWIHARSQHFLREEFIRIEIERQLYDSFNRIELERQLGTQPIGVWKDTPYNWPSVTVGLCTRGRPESLERALKSLLLLDYPTDKLEVLVVDNAPPDDATEKVVAHFPQFSYVVEPRPGLDWARNRAIKEAQGEIIAYTDDDVAVDSLWLKAIVRPFEEPNVMCVTGLVAPAERDTDAQNWFEEYNGFGKGFEKRYYVPGMRRNWAFFPLGSGGFGTGANMAYRKSLFERVGGFDEALDVGTPTHGAGDLEMYYRTLHNGFTLVYEPQALIWHYHRRDYKVLKGQIRDWGRGVYAFWTKVFLTDPDMRWLALWFGIVWYWRGFLKRLIKRGGSHRNLRIGEAIGALQGPTAYILARRKANRIAAATWPETTVRRGVPTTHSSDIILKVHGN; encoded by the coding sequence TTGACCGTCAAAGTTCTGGAAGTAGATGTAGCTCAACCTCTACCCTCTTTCACTGATCACGATATTGAACGCTATCCCTTTGTGCAAATACTGGTGCGAAAACATGGGCAGCCAGTTGGTTATACTTGGATACATGCCCGCAGTCAACACTTTTTGCGAGAAGAGTTTATCCGGATCGAAATTGAAAGACAACTATACGACAGCTTCAACCGTATAGAACTGGAACGACAGCTTGGAACGCAACCGATTGGCGTGTGGAAAGATACACCTTACAACTGGCCCAGCGTCACAGTAGGTTTATGTACACGAGGACGACCGGAGAGCCTCGAACGTGCCCTCAAATCGCTGCTGCTGCTGGATTATCCCACCGACAAGCTTGAAGTGCTGGTGGTAGATAACGCTCCACCCGATGATGCTACCGAAAAAGTGGTGGCGCACTTCCCCCAATTCAGCTATGTGGTAGAGCCACGACCGGGGCTAGATTGGGCACGTAATCGCGCTATCAAAGAAGCGCAGGGTGAAATTATCGCCTACACCGATGATGATGTGGCAGTTGACAGCCTTTGGCTCAAAGCCATCGTCCGCCCCTTTGAAGAACCTAATGTAATGTGTGTTACCGGGTTGGTTGCACCTGCCGAACGTGACACCGACGCGCAGAACTGGTTCGAGGAATACAACGGCTTTGGCAAAGGCTTCGAGAAACGTTACTACGTGCCAGGTATGCGGCGAAATTGGGCTTTCTTCCCACTTGGCTCTGGTGGTTTTGGTACTGGCGCAAACATGGCATACCGCAAAAGTCTGTTTGAGCGTGTGGGCGGCTTCGATGAGGCGCTAGATGTTGGTACTCCCACGCATGGGGCAGGTGATCTTGAAATGTATTACCGCACCCTACATAATGGCTTCACCCTAGTATATGAACCACAAGCGCTAATCTGGCATTATCATCGCCGCGATTACAAAGTGCTGAAAGGGCAAATTCGGGATTGGGGGCGAGGTGTTTACGCCTTTTGGACTAAAGTTTTTCTTACAGACCCGGATATGCGCTGGTTGGCATTGTGGTTTGGAATAGTGTGGTACTGGCGCGGTTTCCTCAAACGCCTAATCAAACGGGGTGGTTCTCATCGCAACCTCCGTATTGGTGAAGCAATTGGCGCACTGCAAGGTCCGACTGCTTATATACTTGCCCGCCGTAAAGCGAATCGCATCGCCGCTGCAACATGGCCCGAAACCACAGTGCGACGGGGCGTACCGACTACCCATTCCTCCGATATTATACTAAAAGTGCATGGCAACTAA
- a CDS encoding glycosyltransferase family 4 protein, protein MLIGYKYTGYQEQRNIIGKIDAVEYAQVSDFFQIITNPSLSLNQKAHREIITRLHLITRFYDFNLNRVDLIHLYNAISYGRTPWVTTFETCLPRFKNTLNCHHGNKPGYTALKNDRKIKKALQHLSGTACKKIIAISECAANIQRELLREFPDYAANIENKMVVLQPPQPLLVSRFSDKSISLEGKIKFIFVGISFFQKGGIEVVETLKQLKEQYGYKIELILISALKFDNYATKKSPEDVAKAECFIKQNLDWITYYPSLPNHEVLELMKKAHVGLLPTYADTYGYVVLEFQAAGCPVITTNIRALPEINDNSKGWIIPVPKNRLGEAIYTTEGDRLKISSAIRNGIEQAVHQIFADKSLLIAKAEKAITGIKESHHPLIFAEKMHKIYLSAV, encoded by the coding sequence ATGCTGATTGGTTATAAATACACCGGTTACCAAGAACAAAGAAACATCATCGGAAAAATCGACGCAGTAGAATATGCTCAAGTAAGCGATTTTTTTCAGATTATAACTAATCCTTCTCTCAGTCTGAATCAGAAGGCGCACCGGGAAATAATAACTCGACTACATTTAATTACTCGATTCTATGATTTCAATTTAAACCGGGTTGATCTTATACACCTTTACAACGCAATAAGCTACGGACGCACCCCATGGGTTACAACTTTTGAAACCTGCCTTCCAAGATTTAAAAACACTCTCAATTGCCACCATGGTAATAAACCGGGTTACACTGCTTTAAAAAATGACCGGAAAATTAAAAAGGCTTTGCAGCACCTCTCTGGAACAGCCTGTAAAAAAATTATTGCTATATCCGAATGTGCCGCTAACATTCAGAGAGAATTACTAAGGGAATTCCCCGATTATGCCGCTAATATCGAAAACAAGATGGTGGTTCTGCAACCTCCCCAGCCCTTGTTGGTTTCCAGATTTTCAGACAAATCGATAAGCCTTGAAGGAAAAATAAAATTTATCTTTGTTGGTATTTCGTTTTTTCAAAAGGGGGGAATTGAGGTTGTAGAAACTTTAAAACAACTAAAAGAACAATATGGTTACAAAATTGAACTAATCTTGATTAGCGCATTAAAATTTGATAATTACGCTACTAAAAAGAGTCCCGAAGATGTCGCCAAAGCAGAGTGTTTTATCAAACAAAATCTGGATTGGATAACCTACTACCCTTCCTTGCCCAATCACGAAGTGCTCGAATTAATGAAGAAAGCACATGTGGGTTTATTGCCAACCTATGCCGATACCTATGGATATGTGGTGCTAGAATTCCAAGCTGCTGGATGTCCAGTTATTACTACCAATATCAGGGCATTGCCGGAAATTAACGATAACAGTAAGGGTTGGATAATACCGGTGCCAAAAAACCGTCTTGGGGAAGCAATCTATACTACCGAGGGAGACCGGCTAAAGATTAGCAGCGCTATCCGAAATGGTATTGAACAGGCGGTACATCAAATCTTCGCCGATAAATCTTTGCTCATAGCAAAGGCGGAGAAAGCAATAACCGGAATAAAAGAAAGCCATCATCCCCTTATTTTTGCTGAAAAGATGCATAAGATTTATCTCTCAGCAGTATAG